CTTCAGGATATCATTGATGGCGTCGATGCCAGAGCTTCCATCGGCTAGCTGGATGTCGGCAAGCACCATTTTCGGGTTGGTTCGGCCATAAAGCTCGACCGCTTCCTTGTGCGTCCGGGCAATGCCGGTGACGCGATGACCGAGATCTTCCACCATCTGCTCAATATCGAGCGCGATCAACGGCTCGTCTTCGATGATCATGATATCGGTTGCCACCTGGCGGGAGATTTCCACGGCGGCCTGGTTGAACAGACCCCGGAAGTCGCTGTCGCTGACGCCGAGCACTTCCGCAGCTTCCTCATAGGTAAAGCCTTCGACTGAGATCAGCAGGAAGGCGTGGCGCTCACGCGGAGGAACGGCCAAAAGATTAGAAGCGGCCCGCTTTTCCCAGGCAAAAGGCGAGGTCATCGGCCGGATTTCGACATGGGTCGAGCCGAAAATCGTGACAAACAGTTTATAAAGTGAAACCCGATCACTGCTGGCTTCGGGATAGACCGAAAGATCGGCGATCAGAGCCTCCAGAACAGCGGCGACATAGGCGTCGCCCGATGTCTGCGAGCCCGTCACAGCTCGGGCATATCGCCTCAAATAAGGAATATGAGCAGCGACGCGGGTGGTAAGGGACATTCAGCTTCTCCAGTTTGCACGAATGCAGCATAAACTCGCTAGCAAACGCGGGGATCCAAAAAAAGTTCCAAATTTCGTCCGGCTATTTGCCCGATCCGTGCGGGGTGCCGGTCGATATCGATCCATTCTATCCACGTCATGACCTGCACTTATATTATGGTGCAAGGAGACCGATGTGTCCCCGCCTCGAAGAGGGCGCAATATATCAAATCTGTCAAAGGCTTGAGATATTTGCAAAGGGTATGATGAGCGATCTTCGATGATTTTCGTCTTTATGGGCAAGGCAAACCACTGTCGCGAGACTGGGAAAAGAATGGGCAGGCGTTAAAATCAGATGATGCTCACGAGCTTATGCCAGCGGACCGATGAAGTTCAAGACGCAAATCCTGCTGCAATCCTTTCCTGCCAAAATCATTGAAGGCTTTTCGGTCAGTCGGGACAAAAGGGTTTTGATTCGACCAACAACCCCTGGATTTCTAGAATTGCTATAGATATCCCCAGTGGTTTAAACAAGCAGCGATATTCATTCTGATGTTCAAGGTCAATGCATCGGATGCGGTTGATTTATATGTTCGAATGTTCGGATCTCTATTTGATAAAGATCAAGAAAGCCATGCCCGGTATTGTGCTATTATCTTATTTGTAACTGTCTTGGATACAAAAAACCAGGATTTCTCTTGCTGCGATCTATTTCTTGATAGAATGCATATCATATAACAAGCTCCCTCTCCAGGCCGCAGGCATTGACATCATGTCCGAAAAAAAGTCCTCGAAATCCGTCAAAGCTCCGACAAAGGAGAGCCAGGCCAATGCCATGATCGCGGCGCGTTTGAAAACCTATTACGATGAGCTTGTCGAGGAGGGGACCCCGGATCACTTTCTGGACCTGCTGGAGAGGCTCGATGCTGCCGAGCAGACTGCGAAGTCCAAGTCGGGTAACGCCTGAAACCGGTGTTTACGACAGACGGGGTGACGGGAAATATAGAAAAAGCGTCATGTGTTTGCAAATCACATGACGCTTTTGTTGTTCAAATCAGTCTCTTCGGTGAAACCGGCTCCCGCATTTTTCTAAAAATACTCTTATGAAGCGATAATCGCCCGCAACATCCACAATGCTTTTTCGTGGAAGGTCAGGCGCGCTGTCAGCATGTCTGATGTAACCAGATCGCCAGCTTCGTCGGCAGCCTCGCCTACCTCGCGCATCTGGCGCACGGCAGCCTCGTGGTCTGCGATCAGATCCCGGACCATGTCGATGGCGGCGTGATGCTGGGTTTCGCCAGTCTTTGGCGCGAAATTGCTGCTGCTTTGCAGGTTGACTGGGGCAAGATGTCCGAGGGCGCGAATACGCTCGGCAATAATGTCGACGGCGGCAAACAGCGTGTTATAATGTTCTTCCGTCAGTTCGTGGATCGGCTTGAATAGCGGACCAACCACGTTCCAGTGATAGACTTGGGTCTTGATTGTCAGCGCATAAGTGGCTGCCAGGATCTTGGAGAGATCCTTGGAGGCCTGTTCGCGGTACTTGTCTTCGAGACCGGTGCTGATTTTTTCGTCACGGGCTCTGGGCTTCAATACTTCTGCAACTTTGGCCATGGATTTGGTCCTTTCGGTTAAAAACAAGGCGACAAAGAACACCGCCGAAACAGGGCTCCGTCGTCGGTTGAGGTTATGACTGCACTTAACAACTGCTATTGGATTTGCCGTTACTTACGACCGATCCCTTACTTACGACCGATCCCTTGGCTGCGCGCAAACAGATAGGCCAGCATGCCGACCGCCGCGACCCCGACGATGGGGTTGACCTTCAGCATCCCAGGCAAGCGTCCCATCAGGCCCATGGTCAGTGGATCAGTCGCTGCCAGTGTCGCGGTTTGAAGAAATGCCCGCCTGCGCGCCTCACGCCGATTGATAATGGAGACGACCGCGAGCGTGATCAGACCGATCAACACCGCAATACCTGCAATCACCAGCCCGGCCGGACCAGCACCGATTTCAGCTGCCAGGAAGATCCAGCCGGAAACAATCCCCGCAACGATGGCAATCAGAAAACAAAACCCGGAAATAGCGCCAGCGATGGCGTTGCGCCGAGCCTTGTCGATCCTTGGCTTCACGCCTTCTGCGGCCACCAGTGTCAGACGTGTGAGCAAACCGAACATTGATTAGCGCCGCGACAGCAGGGCGAAAATGAAGCCGAGACCAGCGGCAACCGCGACCGACTGCAATGGTTTTGCCCGAATTTTATCTTCCAGATCCTGTTCCAGCGCGGAAACGCTGCTACGTGCGGAGCTGATCGCATCCGATGCCTTGTCGCCGACCTGATGCAAGGTTGCACTGCCGAGGGAGGCGAGCGTGCTCGTCAGCGAGGCAACGTCCTGCTTGAGCTGCTCGATCTGCGCTTCGAGTTCCTTGGACCGTGCTTCTGCTTCCACATCATTGATGGCTTCATTGATATCGACCATGGACGAACTCCTTCTGGATTTTAAGGCTGCGCAAACTGTTATCCCGTCTGCGGCGCGAACTCCATCAACAAACGTTGTTCAGGCCCAAGGGTTCCATTTTTCAACTATTTTCGGATCACCTATCTTGCATGGGGTGATTGTATCGACCCCTGTGCAATCGCGCCCGATCGCCATAATCGGAACCTTCCAGGTTGCATGACGTTAATCTCATGCTACCATGCTCGGACCGCTGATATTTGACGGCGGCACGGGCTTCTTTAAATCGCCAATCGCAGAGGAGACCGCGATGAACTGGAACCGTGTTGAAGGCAATTGGGAACAATTCAAGGGCAAGGCCCAGGCTCAATGGGGCAAGCTGACCGGCGACGACCTGGATGTTATTGCCGGTAATCGCAAACAATTGAGCGGCAAATTGCAGGAACTCTATGGAAAAGGCCAGGATGAGGC
This region of Agrobacterium vitis genomic DNA includes:
- a CDS encoding Dps family protein, coding for MAKVAEVLKPRARDEKISTGLEDKYREQASKDLSKILAATYALTIKTQVYHWNVVGPLFKPIHELTEEHYNTLFAAVDIIAERIRALGHLAPVNLQSSSNFAPKTGETQHHAAIDMVRDLIADHEAAVRQMREVGEAADEAGDLVTSDMLTARLTFHEKALWMLRAIIAS
- a CDS encoding DUF883 family protein, producing MVDINEAINDVEAEARSKELEAQIEQLKQDVASLTSTLASLGSATLHQVGDKASDAISSARSSVSALEQDLEDKIRAKPLQSVAVAAGLGFIFALLSRR
- a CDS encoding response regulator → MSLTTRVAAHIPYLRRYARAVTGSQTSGDAYVAAVLEALIADLSVYPEASSDRVSLYKLFVTIFGSTHVEIRPMTSPFAWEKRAASNLLAVPPRERHAFLLISVEGFTYEEAAEVLGVSDSDFRGLFNQAAVEISRQVATDIMIIEDEPLIALDIEQMVEDLGHRVTGIARTHKEAVELYGRTNPKMVLADIQLADGSSGIDAINDILKVDTVPVIFITAFPERLLTGERPEPAFLVTKPFNPDMVKALISQALFFNEHAKQDA
- a CDS encoding CsbD family protein; this translates as MNWNRVEGNWEQFKGKAQAQWGKLTGDDLDVIAGNRKQLSGKLQELYGKGQDEADREIDEWVKRH
- a CDS encoding NepR family anti-sigma factor — encoded protein: MSEKKSSKSVKAPTKESQANAMIAARLKTYYDELVEEGTPDHFLDLLERLDAAEQTAKSKSGNA